A stretch of Bos taurus isolate L1 Dominette 01449 registration number 42190680 breed Hereford chromosome 5, ARS-UCD2.0, whole genome shotgun sequence DNA encodes these proteins:
- the RASD2 gene encoding GTP-binding protein Rhes, translated as MMKTLSSGNCALSVPAKNSYRMVVLGASRVGKSSIVSRFLNGRFEDQYTPTIEDFHRKVYNIRGDMYQLDILDTSGNHPFPAMRRLSILTGDVFILVFSLDNRESFDEVKRLQKQILEVKSCLKNKTKEAAELPMVICGNKNDHGELCRQVPTTEAELLVSGDGNCAYFEVSAKKNTNVDEMFYVLFSMAKLPHEMSPALHRKISVQYGDAFHPRPFCMRRVKDMDAYGMVSPFARRPSVNSDLKYIKAKVLRESQARERDKCTIQ; from the exons ATGATGAAGACCTTGTCCAGCGGGAACTGTGCACTCAGTGTGCCTGCCAAGAACTCGTACCGCATGGTGGTGCTGGGCGCCTCTCGGGTGGGCAAGAGCTCCATTGTCTCCCGCTTCCTCAATGGCCGCTTCGAGGACCAGTACACACCCACCATCGAGGACTTCCACCGGAAGGTTTACAACATCCGCGGTGACATGTACCAGCTGGACATCCTGGACACGTCCGGCAACCACCCCTTCCCAGCCATGCGCAGGCTGTCCATCCTCACAG GCGATGTGTTCATCCTCGTGTTCAGCCTAGATAACCGGGAGTCCTTCGACGAGGTCAAGCGCCTCCAGAAGCAGATCCTGGAGGTCAAGTCCTGCCTGAAGAACAAGACCAAGGAGGCAGCGGAGCTGCCCATGGTCATCTGCGGTAACAAGAATGACCATGGCGAGCTGTGCCGCCAAGTGCCCACCACCGAGGCCGAGCTGCTGGTATCTGGTGATGGAAACTGCGCCTACTTTGAGGTGTCGGCCAAGAAGAACACCAACGTGGACGAGATGTTCTACGTGCTGTTCAGCATGGCCAAGCTGCCGCACGAGATGAGCCCCGCGCTGCACCGCAAGATCTCCGTGCAGTACGGGGACGCCTTCCACCCCCGGCCCTTCTGCATGCGCCGTGTCAAGGACATGGACGCCTACGGCATGGTCTCTCCCTTCGCCCGCCGCCCCAGCGTCAACAGTGACCTCAAATACATCAAGGCCAAGGTCCTCCGGGAGAGCCAGGCCCGCGAGCGGGACAAATGCACCATCCAGTGA